Below is a window of Cytophaga hutchinsonii ATCC 33406 DNA.
TTAGCAGCAGATAAAGGCTATCAGCAGATCCTTTGGACAGACAGCAAAGAACATAAATACTTTGAAGAATCCGGAACGATGAACTTAATGTTCGTGATCAATGATGTATTGATCACGCCGTCATTAGATGGCTCTATCCTTCCCGGTATCACACGCGATACAATCCTGACCATTGCAAAAGACTGGGGTGTAAAGGTGGAAGAAAGAAGAGTGAGTGTAGAAGAAGTTATTACTGCTTTCAATAATGGAACCTTACAGGATGCATTTGGTACAGGTACAGCCGCAACAATCACACAGATTGCTGAAATTCACCACAACGGCAAAGACATGGTGCTGCCGCCGGTTGCAGGCAGAACACTGTCAAATAAATTAAACCAAACCATTGTTGATCTTAAAAACGGCATTGGTGAAGATAAATACAACTGGGTACACAGAATTAAAAAATAATTCTGCGGCATACGTTGAAGAATGTAGAAACGCTGTTTATTCATTAAACAGCGTTTTTTTTATTAAATACATTTCATTTCATATGATCTATACTTTTGCAGGCTTTTTCTGCTAACAATTCAATTAAAAAAAACTATATTTATTATTATAAAATAAAATTTTAAATATATAATTATGAAACGTTTTTGTACCTTTCTTACACTGTTATTCTTTTTTTTAGCAACAGATTTATCTGCACAAACATATACTTATTCTACTAAATGGGGAGGAACAGGTTCTGCTGCAGGGAAATTTGATGATATTGGTGCCCTGGATGTTGATGCAGACGGAAATGTATATGTTGCAGATTGGCGAAATTTCAGAATTCAAAAATTTTCAAATACAGGTACATACATTACCTCTTGGGGAACGGAGGGCACAGGTGATAATCAGTTTAAAAGGGTTAACAATCTTTGTGTAGATAATGATGGCAATATTTTAGTTTCTGATGCGGGCGCAAGCGTAGTAAAAAAATACACAAATACAGGTGTGTTCATAAGCAAATTTGGATCTTCCGGAAAACAAGAAGGGCAATTCAATGAGAACCAGGGAATGTTTGTTGATGCTGATAATAATATCTTTGTATGTGATGTAAATAATTTCAGAGTTCAAAAATTCTCCAGTAATGGTACGTTTTTATTGAAGTGGGGAAGTTATGGAACTGGTGCCGGTTCTTTTAATGGCAACTTTGATTTAACAATTGATGCAAGCGGAAATGTTTATGTTGCAGATGTAAACAACAACCGAATTCAAAAGTTTACGAATACGGGTGTTTATATTAAAACCATAGGAGGATTAGGAACTACAGAAGGTTTATTCAAACAACCAATTGCAATTGATATTGATGCTAATGGCGATTTATATGTAGCAGAATTGGGAAATCGCAGGATACAAAAATTGACATCTGAAGGTGTTTATATACAATCATGGGGCTCACAAGGGTCAGGAAATGGACAGTTCTCATCTTTATATGGCATATGTGTAGATAAGAACGGTTCTGTTTTTGTTTCCGATTCAGACAGAGACAATGTTCAGAAATTTGTTCCCGCTCTTTCAACAAGTGTTCAAAACACAACACGTGTTGAACAATATCTTGCTTATCCCAACCCTGCAAAAGAATCCATTCAATTAAAAAATATTGAAGGAACAGCTGCACGTATTGAATTTATTAATGCAGCGGGCAGCTTAATTAAATCCATCGATCTGGCGGGAAATGAAAATACGATACAGGTTGAAGACATGCCGCGTGGCATATACCTGCTGAAATGCATTTCCGATCAGAATATCATTACACAACGTATTGTATTGCAATAAAAAAACAATGTATTATTAAAAAAACTCAGCAGAAGGTACATGAATCTACTTTCTGCTGAGTTTTTTTATATGGCTATGTAAAGCCAACTTATTTTTAGCTCTTTTTTTCTACTACTCGTTTATAGGAGTCTTCGTAATAATATACATTGTTGCTGAGATCACACATCTTTCTGTACCATTCGCCCGAATCATATTGAATGGTATACATGATACCGATCACTTCATCAATTTGATTTCTGATTTTTTCTGATTTGAGTTTACAGGAATGTAAAATAAAATCTTTGTTAACAGGATCTAAATTCGGCACAAACAGCATAAGATATAAAATTAACGTTGACTAAGCATACACTAAAAAAAACATCGTACAGGAACTGAATTAATTTTAACTAACGAAAAAAAATAAATGGAGTTTTGATATCTGAATAATTAAGAAAAAAAATAATATACTACGTTTCGAATAATAAATTCCATCACTTGTAATACCTTATGTATTATGGCGTAGTGATTGGCTTGTATTAAAAAAATACTATGAAGAATTCAATTGGCCTTTTTTTTGATTATGTTTGCACCCCCTTACAAAATTAATACACCCTATGCTTACACCATCTGAATACAAAAATTTATATGCATTGATGGATACCTATCTAGGTTCTGACGCTTGTAAAAGTGCCTTTGCAAAAAATAATCAGGCTGAAATTGATTACAGCACTATTGTTATCTGTGTGGATGATCTGATCTGTGAAAATTTTGATTACTCAAATCCAAACAAGATAAAAGACAAAGTAAATGTATTAAATGGTAAAAATGATTTCAACAAAACGTTGATTGCATTTAAAAACCAAAAGAACGAAATGGTTTTTTCTATAAAATATTTCGACTTGCCGAAATAATTATCAATACGGTCAATGTACAGCATATTGACCGTATTACTTTTTTTTGCAGTTATTTATGCTGCTTACTTTTGTTAATCTGCATTACTTCTTTTCTTATACTTATGTAACTTTAAACGCATAAGCTGTAACACTTCCTGATTATTATTTTAATATTATACAATTCATCCTTCAAAACCGTTTATTCAGATGTTTACGTATAGGTACTATGGTTAAGAAACTTATCATCCCGATTTTATTATTAGGAGCTGTAATCGCCTATTTTTTTCTGGTGCATGAAAAAAAGAAAGAAAACGTTCCTGAGTGGCAGCATTTCGATGCGGCAATTTTTAATAAGGCAAAAAAAGAACACAAGCTTGTATTGCTGCATTTAGGTGCCAACTGGTGTCACTGGTGTCATGTAATGGAAGAACAAACGTATACAGACCCTTTTGTGCTGGAGCTTCTTAATAAAAGTTATATTGCCTGCAAGGAAGATCACGACGAGCGCCAGGATCTGACAAGTTTATATGCTGCGTACGGCTGGCCGGCAACCATTGTGTTTGATGCAGATGGTAATGAGCTGCTGAAAGAAGCCGGTTTTATTTCCTCAGACAGATTTATTGCGCTGTTAAAAAAACTGGTAAAGAATCCAACACCCATGCCTACGGATTCAGTGCAGATAGAGCCTGCGGTCGCAAGCGATTCATCCACACAACAGGCGTTGAACACCTTAAAAAAGAAATTTTACAGTTCGCTGGATATTGAGGGCGGCGGATTTAATTATGCGCAAAAATACATTGATTTTGAAACGTTTGAATATGCTTTCAACCACAGCGAAAACGATTCAATCTTAACTAAATGGCTTTACAACAGCGTTGTAAATTCTGCCGGCCTCAATGATAATGTTTGGGGTGGTGTATTCCAGTATTCTACACACAGTGACTGGAATCACCTGCATTATGAAAAATTGTTATCCATTCAGGCACGTTATATAAAAATGTATTGCTGGTATTACAAACGCTTTAACGATGCGGATGCATTAAGCCATGCTGAATCTGCTGCAAAATACGTACAACGTTTTTTAGATGATCCAAAAGGTGGTTTTTATAATTCTCAGGATGCAGATGTAACACCCGGAGAAAAAGCGACCGAGTATTTTAAATTAAACAATGCTGACCGCATCAAAAAAGGTATTCCAGCAATTGATAAAAACAGCTACACCAGCGATAATGCGGAAATGATTGAAGCCTGCATTATTTTATCAGCAGCAACAGGCAATAATACCTACCTTGAAAAAGCGGTACGTTGTTTTGATTTTATCAAAAAAAACAACAAAACCAACAATGCCTATGCGCACGGAAGCAATTACACAAATAGTATTTCGCTGAAAGATAATATAGCAATAGTTAAATCCGCTTTGCTGCTGTATCGTGCCACACAAGACGCTGCCTACAAATCTGAGGCGTTACGGATCATACAGGAAGTAGCCGGAACCTTTTATTCAAAAAAGGGATATATGATTTCCTTTATCGGAAACAGTCCGATTAAAGGCAGTTATAATATTACTGAAAATATTGAAGCATGCCGTCTCTTAAATTATTGTTCGCATGTTTTTAATGAACCCAAATACAAAATACTGGCACAAACGATCTTTGGTTTCTTAACCAATGAAAATCTTGTGAAAACAATGTCTACAGAACCCGGTATACTCAGTGCATACGAAGAATTAAATACCGAACCGCTTAAAGCCGTATTAATGATTAAAAACGGAACGGAGCTGAAAACAGATTTCCTCAACAGTTCGCTTTCCTTTCCAGCGTTTTATTTTGACAATACGATCTATACGTCAACAACGATCCCGTCTGATAAATACGAATTGTTTGATTCGTTTGATAAAAATTTTATTGTTGCGTGTACCGCCAGCTATTGCAGTTCGCCTATGTTTTCAAAAGACGGATTTGAAAAATTTATATACAGGCGTGCGTTCAGCACGAAGTAATCTATTTGAATTAAATAAAAAAACGCTGCGTCATCGGCAGCGTTTTTTTATTTAAATTTCTTATTGAAGTAGCTTATGCCTCTTCACCCATCTGAATGACCTTAGCTAAGGTTTTCAGAATTGTATTGTGTTTTTTTACAAAAGGATTATTTTTATCCCATACGTAACCTGCAAGTACAGAACAGATCATACGTTTGTGATCCGGATCCGGGTTCTTCGCGAAGAATACAGCATGCAGTGTTCCATCGTACCAGCCTGTTACAAACGAACGGAATGTATCGATACCCTGCATCATGTGTTCTACAAAATCTTTTTCCCAGTTTACTTCTTCGCCTTTCAGGAATTGAACAGCCAGCTTCCCGCCTTTTGAACCTGACTCCATAGCAAAAGTAGCTCCGGAAGAAAATATCGGATCCAGGAATTCGGTTGCATTTCCAGTCAGCACAAAACCATCACCATATAATTTACTTGCAGAGATTGCATACCCTTCAATGGTTCTTGGTTCAAATAAAAATTCTTCACTTTTGAAACGTTCTGCTATATGTCCTTCATTCGCAATCATGGCACGCATTCTTTCTTCGGGTGTACCCGTGTATTCATCGAAATAAGAAGGCTCGCCTACAAAACCAACAGATGTATTACCATTTGAAAAAGGAATTACCCAGATCCATACTTTTGGTTTATGCACTACGGCTGTAATTCTATTGCCTTCCATTTCTGCAGCAACCGGACGTTTTACATCTTTAATGTGCGTGAATAATGTTCTTCTGGATTCAAATCCTGATGGTTTGTCCAAACCAAACATACGTGGTATTACACGTCCGTAGCCGCTTGCATCAATAATAAACCGTGCTTCTATTTCTCTTTTGTTGCCGTTAATATCTTCTATTGTAGTAACGGAATCCGTACCAAAAAACTTAATATCTGTAACACCAACTTCATATTCTACATCAACACCTTGTCTGGCAGCTTCATCGGCAAGGGTTTTATCAAAATTCCCACGCGGTACCTGCCAGGTCCAGTTCCATCCATTAGAGAACTGATCCGAGAAATTAAAGTCAGCAATTTCTTTTCCGCGTACAAACTTTGCTCCGAATTTTTGCTGAAATCCTTGTGCCTTCACGGCATCCAGGAAACCCGCTTCATCCAGATGCTCCATACATCTTGGCAATAAACTTTCTCCAATAACAAAGCGCGGAAACTTTTGCTTCTCAACAATTTTCACCTTGAAACCACTTTTATTAACTAACGAAGCAGCAACAGTTCCTGCAGGCCCTGCTCCTATTACCAACACATCAACTTTTTCCCGTTGCATTGAATTTGAGTTCTAAATAAAATATCTGATAAAATTATTGGGCAACTAACTTTCCATCACGCATGATAGGAAGCACGTCATACACATCTTTGGTTAAGCAGAATTCAATATCTTTTATAATACCCAATCCCTGCAGCCTTCTTACGTGCGAGGAGTTTAATAAAAAACCCATCATATCATTTTTTGCTGTATAAAACAGATTCAAGGCTGTTAACACAGAATCTTCATCGTGAGAAAAATCGCCTTTTAATGCATCTACAACAGCACCTGCAAACAGCGTATCTTCTAAATTCATTTTGCCTTTCCATCCTGCACAATGCATCAACACATCGTTTGGCTGACTGCGTAAATAATTAACAATGGATGTAAAGTTCAAAAATGAACCTACAAGTATTTCTTTCGCACCTGCCGATTTTACAATTGCCTGTGTACCGTTGGTGGTTGTTACAACAATACTTTTTCCTTTTAATGCCGGGTCCTGATAACTGAATGGGGAATTCCCAAAATCAAATCCTTCTACTTTTTTACCATCCCGTTCTGCCGCTGTTAAGCAACCTTCTTTTCCTAACGCAAGGCATTCATCTAATGTAGCTACTGCCGTAATACTTGCTATGCCGTTTGCCAGCGCAGTAGTCATGCAGGATGTAGCGCGCAGGATATCTATTACAACAACAACTTTCCCCTCTGTCTTATGTAAATGCACCATTTCGGGTGATAAACAAACATCTATTTTCTTCATTGAATGTATTTATTACCGATTGTACTGTTCTGGTTATGGGCGAATAAAGTCAATCAGATTTTTAGAGTGCTGCGCAAATCTTTAGCGGAACAAACTAATTGGTAAATCTGTTTGAAATCTGTAGTTTTTATTTTTTAGGTAAAAACGGAAACTTAACAACTTGTGCTTTAATTAATTTACCTCTAATATTTACGAATAGTTCTGTACCTGCTGCAGCATATTTCTTTTCAACATAGCCCATACCGATTCCTTTTCCTAAACACGGTGATTGTGTGCCTGATGTGACTTCACCGATTTTATTTCCTGCTGCATCGGCCAATTCATAATGACCGCGCGGTATTCCACGCTCAATCATTTCAAAGCCTACCAGCTGACGTGCTACACCGTTTTTTTTCTGTTCCTGTAAAATATCTGAACCTGTGAATGTTTTTGTAAACTTGGTGATCCAGCCTAAACCTGCTTCCAATGGCGTAGTCTCATCTGTAATGTCATTACCATATAAACAATACCCCATTTCCAGGCGCAGGGTATCGCGTGCACCAAGGCCTACAGGCTTCATGCCTACTGCTTCTCCGGCCTGCATAAGTTTCGTCCAGACATCTTTTGCGATGTCATTCGATACATATACTTCAAACCCGCCGGCACCTGTATAACCCGTTGTTGCAACCAATACATCCTTGTGGCCTGCAAGCTCCATATGCGCGCAGCTATAATATTCCATACCGGCAACCGGATAAGTGGTTAACTGAGCCAGTACTTCATGCGCTTTTGGCCCCTGTACGGCAAACAGACAGGTGTTTTCAGAAATATCCTGAAAATCCGCGCCTTCAGCAGCTAGATTTTTTAAAAACCACGCTTTATCTTTTTCAATATTCGATGCGTTGACAACAATGTAATAGGACTCTTCGCCGATGTGATATACCAGCAAATCATCTATGATACCACCTTTGGGGTTAGTTAAAGCTGTGTACTGCACTTTGCCAATAGGCAGTACAGATGCATCGTTTGTAGTAATGCGCTGAATTACTTCCAATGCCTTCGGGCCTTTTAATGTAAACTCACCCATATGCGAAACATCAAACATTCCGGCCGCATTGCGCACCGCCATGTGTTCTTCAATATCAGAAGAATAACGCACGGGCATCATATAACCGGCAAATGGCACCATCTTTGCACCTAAGGCAACGTGTACATCCTGTAAAGGAATAGATTTAATAACTTCAGCTGTTTCGCTCATGGGTAATGAAAATAATATTTTTTTATTGCTGATTAAATCTTAAAAAAGATCTAATTGTTTTGGTTTGAAATGGAAGGACGTTCTGTGGTAAGGAGTAAGCCCATGTGTCTCCATGGCAAGCCTGTGCTTTTCTGTAGCGTATCCGGCATTTACATCCCAACCGTATTCAGGATGCTCTTTGGCAAGTCTTTCCATAAGGGAATCACGGTGCGTTTTAGCTAATACGGAAGCTGCAGCTATAGATAAATAAAGTCCATCTCCCTGCACAATACATACATGTTCAATGCCGGTGTATTGTTTGAATCGGTTGCCGTCAATAAGAAGTAAATTTGGTTGCTGTTTCTTTAAGCCTTTTACTGCCTTGTGCATGGCTTTCATGGTAGCGTTTAAAATATTGATCTGATCAATAACGGTATGGGAAACTTCCGCTACGTGATAATCAAGTGCATCGCGGATGATATCCTGACGCAGCAATTCGCGCTGTTTTATGGTTAACTTTTTAGAATCATTCAACAATGAATGCTTGTAATTGGGTGGAAGAATAACAGCTGCAGCAACGACCGGACCAGCCATGCAACCTCTGCCCGCCTCGTCCAGACCGGCTTCAATTTTTCCTTCAGAATGAAATGATAAAAGCGACATATCCACAAAGATAATAAGGTATTACATTAAAGCCTAAATGAAAAAAGTGACTGAAAGCACTATGTGCAAAAAAAGCATTGCCTCCTGCTTCCATTTCTTGTATTACAGCTATTTTTAGTAGCGGAAGGGCTTTCCCAAGTGCCGTTAAGTTCGTAATTTGCAAGATATTCTATACAATCTTATGTCGACCGAATTTGAAAACCCGTGGAAAACGATCCGGTCCCGCCCGATTTATGATAACCCATGGATTGCGGTGCGGGAAGAAGATGTTTTAAAACCCAACGGGGCACCCGGTATATATGGGGTAGTTTCTTTTAAAAACAAGGCAATAGGTATCGTCCCTGTTGATTCAGAAGGATATACCTATCTGGTGGGGCAGTTCAGATATACCCTGAACGAATATTCCTGGGAAATTCCGGAAGGCGGCGGACCAATGAATGAAGCGCCTCTGGAAACGGCAAAACGCGAGCTGGAAGAAGAAACAGGCTTACATGCTGCTACCTGGAGCGAGCTGGGACGGATTCATACCTCTAATTCGGTGACAGATGAAGAAGGATTCCTGTTTCTTGCAACAGATCTGACACCCGGCCCAAGCAACCCGGAAGACACCGAACAATTAATCATAAAAAGAGTATCTTTGAAAGATGCCGTTGCTATGGTTATGAGGGGTGAAATTACCGATAGCTTAAGTATTGCCGGTTTGTTGAAAGCTTTTATGATAGTTTCCAGTTACTAGATAATAGTTTCCAGACTAAAATAAATGCTCATTAAATTTACATTAGAGAAAAGGACCAAACGTCTTACAAAGATTTGTCTAGCAGCTAGGAACTAGCAGCTAGAAACTATAGAAATGAAAAAAGTAATTGAAAAAATATACATGGTATGGGTGTGGACCACCTTTGTTATTGTATTCTCCTGCCTGTATATCCCTTTTTGTATCTCAGTTCAGCGGGAGTCGTGGAAAAAGTACGGACATTTCCTGAATAAGATCTGGGCGCACACCGTGTTTATGTTTTGTTTTCTTCCCACCAAAGTGGAATGGCGTTTTAAAGTGAATAAGAAAAAACAATATATCTATTGCGCCAACCATGCCTCCTACCTGGATATCCCAACCATGTGCTATGCCTTACCGGGATACAATGTATTTATTGGAAAATCGTCGTTGGGTAAAGTGCCGTTCTTCGGTTACATGTTCCGTAATCTATATGTTTCCGTTGACCGTAAAAGTTCAAAAAGCAAATACGATACAATTGTTCAATCCATGCAGAAAATAGACCTGGGGTACAACCTGGCTATTTTTCCCGAAGGAACTATTTCTAAAAACCATGCGCCTGTATTAATGGAGTTTAAAGATGGTGCGTTCAGAATAGCCATTGAAAAACAAGTGGCGATCGTGCCTATGACGATTGTAAATAACTGGCTTATTCTTCCAGACGATGGTAACTACGTACCGCGCA
It encodes the following:
- a CDS encoding SMP-30/gluconolactonase/LRE family protein: MKRFCTFLTLLFFFLATDLSAQTYTYSTKWGGTGSAAGKFDDIGALDVDADGNVYVADWRNFRIQKFSNTGTYITSWGTEGTGDNQFKRVNNLCVDNDGNILVSDAGASVVKKYTNTGVFISKFGSSGKQEGQFNENQGMFVDADNNIFVCDVNNFRVQKFSSNGTFLLKWGSYGTGAGSFNGNFDLTIDASGNVYVADVNNNRIQKFTNTGVYIKTIGGLGTTEGLFKQPIAIDIDANGDLYVAELGNRRIQKLTSEGVYIQSWGSQGSGNGQFSSLYGICVDKNGSVFVSDSDRDNVQKFVPALSTSVQNTTRVEQYLAYPNPAKESIQLKNIEGTAARIEFINAAGSLIKSIDLAGNENTIQVEDMPRGIYLLKCISDQNIITQRIVLQ
- a CDS encoding thioredoxin domain-containing protein, encoding MVKKLIIPILLLGAVIAYFFLVHEKKKENVPEWQHFDAAIFNKAKKEHKLVLLHLGANWCHWCHVMEEQTYTDPFVLELLNKSYIACKEDHDERQDLTSLYAAYGWPATIVFDADGNELLKEAGFISSDRFIALLKKLVKNPTPMPTDSVQIEPAVASDSSTQQALNTLKKKFYSSLDIEGGGFNYAQKYIDFETFEYAFNHSENDSILTKWLYNSVVNSAGLNDNVWGGVFQYSTHSDWNHLHYEKLLSIQARYIKMYCWYYKRFNDADALSHAESAAKYVQRFLDDPKGGFYNSQDADVTPGEKATEYFKLNNADRIKKGIPAIDKNSYTSDNAEMIEACIILSAATGNNTYLEKAVRCFDFIKKNNKTNNAYAHGSNYTNSISLKDNIAIVKSALLLYRATQDAAYKSEALRIIQEVAGTFYSKKGYMISFIGNSPIKGSYNITENIEACRLLNYCSHVFNEPKYKILAQTIFGFLTNENLVKTMSTEPGILSAYEELNTEPLKAVLMIKNGTELKTDFLNSSLSFPAFYFDNTIYTSTTIPSDKYELFDSFDKNFIVACTASYCSSPMFSKDGFEKFIYRRAFSTK
- a CDS encoding NAD(P)/FAD-dependent oxidoreductase, translating into MQREKVDVLVIGAGPAGTVAASLVNKSGFKVKIVEKQKFPRFVIGESLLPRCMEHLDEAGFLDAVKAQGFQQKFGAKFVRGKEIADFNFSDQFSNGWNWTWQVPRGNFDKTLADEAARQGVDVEYEVGVTDIKFFGTDSVTTIEDINGNKREIEARFIIDASGYGRVIPRMFGLDKPSGFESRRTLFTHIKDVKRPVAAEMEGNRITAVVHKPKVWIWVIPFSNGNTSVGFVGEPSYFDEYTGTPEERMRAMIANEGHIAERFKSEEFLFEPRTIEGYAISASKLYGDGFVLTGNATEFLDPIFSSGATFAMESGSKGGKLAVQFLKGEEVNWEKDFVEHMMQGIDTFRSFVTGWYDGTLHAVFFAKNPDPDHKRMICSVLAGYVWDKNNPFVKKHNTILKTLAKVIQMGEEA
- a CDS encoding 2-phosphosulfolactate phosphatase, whose amino-acid sequence is MKKIDVCLSPEMVHLHKTEGKVVVVIDILRATSCMTTALANGIASITAVATLDECLALGKEGCLTAAERDGKKVEGFDFGNSPFSYQDPALKGKSIVVTTTNGTQAIVKSAGAKEILVGSFLNFTSIVNYLRSQPNDVLMHCAGWKGKMNLEDTLFAGAVVDALKGDFSHDEDSVLTALNLFYTAKNDMMGFLLNSSHVRRLQGLGIIKDIEFCLTKDVYDVLPIMRDGKLVAQ
- the gcvT gene encoding glycine cleavage system aminomethyltransferase GcvT; the encoded protein is MSETAEVIKSIPLQDVHVALGAKMVPFAGYMMPVRYSSDIEEHMAVRNAAGMFDVSHMGEFTLKGPKALEVIQRITTNDASVLPIGKVQYTALTNPKGGIIDDLLVYHIGEESYYIVVNASNIEKDKAWFLKNLAAEGADFQDISENTCLFAVQGPKAHEVLAQLTTYPVAGMEYYSCAHMELAGHKDVLVATTGYTGAGGFEVYVSNDIAKDVWTKLMQAGEAVGMKPVGLGARDTLRLEMGYCLYGNDITDETTPLEAGLGWITKFTKTFTGSDILQEQKKNGVARQLVGFEMIERGIPRGHYELADAAGNKIGEVTSGTQSPCLGKGIGMGYVEKKYAAAGTELFVNIRGKLIKAQVVKFPFLPKK
- a CDS encoding ribonuclease HII — its product is MSLLSFHSEGKIEAGLDEAGRGCMAGPVVAAAVILPPNYKHSLLNDSKKLTIKQRELLRQDIIRDALDYHVAEVSHTVIDQINILNATMKAMHKAVKGLKKQQPNLLLIDGNRFKQYTGIEHVCIVQGDGLYLSIAAASVLAKTHRDSLMERLAKEHPEYGWDVNAGYATEKHRLAMETHGLTPYHRTSFHFKPKQLDLF
- a CDS encoding NUDIX domain-containing protein — translated: MSTEFENPWKTIRSRPIYDNPWIAVREEDVLKPNGAPGIYGVVSFKNKAIGIVPVDSEGYTYLVGQFRYTLNEYSWEIPEGGGPMNEAPLETAKRELEEETGLHAATWSELGRIHTSNSVTDEEGFLFLATDLTPGPSNPEDTEQLIIKRVSLKDAVAMVMRGEITDSLSIAGLLKAFMIVSSY
- a CDS encoding lysophospholipid acyltransferase family protein, with amino-acid sequence MKKVIEKIYMVWVWTTFVIVFSCLYIPFCISVQRESWKKYGHFLNKIWAHTVFMFCFLPTKVEWRFKVNKKKQYIYCANHASYLDIPTMCYALPGYNVFIGKSSLGKVPFFGYMFRNLYVSVDRKSSKSKYDTIVQSMQKIDLGYNLAIFPEGTISKNHAPVLMEFKDGAFRIAIEKQVAIVPMTIVNNWLILPDDGNYVPRRRLMKTVVHEPIETTGLTMDDVTWLKEKTKQVIADELRKHFPEIYNEKEKV